The nucleotide window CACTTTTTAATAACTTTGTTAAAAtacgaaaaaaaaatttaatgtttaCTTTAATATAAAaacattatattaaaatatattttaatgaataaaaagaatttttaatataaaattttgataaaaaataaatataaaatatatcttatattataaatatattttatataatgaataaaaataatgaactataaaatttaaattaatggattattttattaatcaaataaaatttcaagaattatattttaatttatcattaactttcttaaattcaatttaatttctttaaCTACAATTGTAACTGTAGCACTCACTATTTTTCGATATCGGAATTCCTATCGTCAATGGGAAATGCTTTTGAAATTGAGGTTTTCATGGATACGGAAGTGGTGATAGTGAATcatgtatgtatatatgtatatatatgtataaaatgGTGTGATAAAGAtgtattttaaagaaaaaatattttaattgttttGATCAAGAAAGGTTTAAAGTTTTGTTATTTTTGGGCAGAAGGTTGGACTTTCGGCAGCCGAAGTTTTTTTTTATCATTCAAATGTTCTTTTGGATAGAATGGACTTCAGTAGCTTTTGGCAACCGAAAGTCCTACAAACAGCAGAGATGTAAATAGCCCACTTCAGTTCGAATTTCAAATAAAAgtgatttctctctctctctctctctctctctctctctctctctctcaaccacTATTACATGGCAAATAGTGGTTCTAAGTTTGCTTGGAGGTTTTGATGTTTGGTTACTTTGTTTTTTCTTGGGAAACTTAAGATTCAAGAATATTTGAAAGTTTTATCTCCATTTTCCCCAAAGTCTCTTTTCAAGGAAGAAAGGGATCATCATCTCTTTTAAATTTCTATCATATGATTCTTAATGATGTTTTCATGAGTAATTTTAATAGCATGGTTTTGCACGTGGGAAAAGAGTGGTTTAAGCTTGTTTAAAAAGGGTTAGACGTCTAGTTTTAGATGCATATATGTTTAAGGGAGTTTTAGAGCTTGACAAGGTTAAGAGTGATGTTTTGCAAGTTGAGTTTTGATGCAATTTCATGTGTTTCCTTGAGTTCCTATCAAGCTTTCAATTTATaggccttaaatggctagtttccTTTGTTGAATTTAAGAATTCCTTGTCAATGTGATGTTTGAAGTTTGATAGAACCTTGAATAGAACTTTGAATTCAGGTTCATGTTGGTTGCATGTGTAACTTGAGCTTGAATTCAAGCTATTTTAGGCCTTAATTATATATTGGGATGTTTGAATCATGTTTTGGGGGCTTAGACTGTGTTTTAGCGTTATGGAAAGTGAGATTCTGTAGGCTTTCAACTTGGGAATTCTAGAAATTCCCAAGTTCTGCTACTGAAAACCATTAGTTTTGTAGTTAAAGCATGCAATTTCTAGAGGAAATCTGGAAAATTTCTAAGTTTGGCAGCGGAAGTCTAAGACTTCAATAGCTACAGTCACTtctaaataaaaaggaaaaataagactTAAGACTTTGACAGTAGAAGTCCAAGACTTCAATAGCCAAAGTCCCTTACTTCGGCAGCCAAAGTTAGTTCTGCTAGCTTTATTCTCCTTTTgtccaaatttattttttatgatcCAAAAGGACCTAGATGATCTACATTAAATGTCCTTTACATGTTTTAGGGAGTCTAGGATATAAAATTGACGTGTTTGTTATTTCACCACTTGATCAGAGTTGGTGATCAATGTTTAAGGGAGTCGGGTCCTAAGTTGTCCCTAAGAAGCACACATGAAATCAAGTCTACCTACCATATCTAGGAGGTAAGAGTAAATGAATAAGTACTACAAGAGGTAAGTATAAGCTGCTTAAATCAATTTCAAatgcttttttattattttaatttatacctTAAGCATGATCATGCATCATGAAATGCATTGACATTAGGGTGTAATGCATTATGACCATACTTGATGTAATTGCATATATATTTATAATGTGAGGTAGATTATGGATGACTCATTAACTCCCAGATGGTATATGGTATTATGTTATATATGTTATGGATCCAAAAATCCTGGTGATGTCCCTATGAAGCCCTTAGTACATAGCACATGCTATGTTTTAAATGAAAGTTTTTAGGAGCTTCTGTATGAGGCGGGCACATTGGATCTAATAAGCGAAAGTTCTAAGGAGCCTCTATATGAGCCGAGCACATTGGATTATAGGGGAGTCACTAGTGATATAACTACCATGATTGCATATGTTTGATGATTGATGCATTCATTTGATTGACAACCATGTGTATGTAATTAAAAGTATATGTAATTGCTTTAAGAAGTTTATACTTACTCAGCCTCCTAGCTCACCCCCACCCCCAACCAAAGTAGTTTATACAAGTAGTAGGAGCACAAAATTCTAAGAGTGGTTGTGGCATGTTAGAAGAATAGTTATTGTGAAGTATTAGCAGTCATCATGTATGCACAAATGTATTAATAGAATAGAAGTATGTAGTTATGTCATGTAAGTGAATGTATTTGATGTATTATGGTTGCATGTTAGGTCTATGATGTGGCCATGTATGTCTAATGTATgatgaaattatgaaaatgtgcTTGCTAGTAGGTTGTTTAGATGCATATGTAGCGAGTTGTTCCCATGGAAGAGTATGATAAAATTTGAATGCATAAGCTGTATCTGAATAAGTACAAGAAAGGAATGTGGAGTCGCCTAAAAGaattagttaaaaataaaaaaaaatgaaaaatggtaAAGATTAAGACCAAAGGTTAAGTCCTCTCTATGATTAACTAGCTTATGTTGCATAATCAAGTAATGAAGAAAGAGTAAAGTAATGCTCTAATAGTCACACTAATGTGAGAAATTTAATGAAAGTCTACTGGGGCAATCGATGACCCTCTTAGGTATTCCTACACCAAGGGTAGACTTAATATGCATAAAGAAGTAGTGTGATTAATAAGATGTGGTTAACGTTAAATGCTTTGACTAAGAAAAACAAGTTCCTTAAGGGGAATATTTCCAAATTTTACATATGAAAATAATGAATAGCCATAACAGAGATAAGAAAATAAAGTTTTATAGCTTGCTCTTTCTAGAGAATCAATTTAAAGAAAGTTATGAGCTTTATAGTAGTCATGTAAAAGTTACAGAAAGAGCTTAGTTTTGTACAAATGAAGtttaatacaataataatgataataaaaatagaaatagaaaaaaaaaattcacataaTGCACTTAAAGTTTTAAGCTTTTTTTTTATAAGTTTGACTGATAGGGAGGAAAGAACCTCCCTTAGACTTTATAAAAAGTTCCAAAGTAGTTATGTGGGCCCTTAGAAGGTCAAAGTCTATAGTTTTAGGATTATTACAGGTTCCAGAAGTCTTAAGCTGACCTATTCTCTAGTGCTAGTTATAACCCTCTAACTGGATCGTGGTAAAGTAGTATCAGACCTTTAGGCTTAAAATGTCAAACCTAAAAGCAAAAGATTTTATGTATAGGAAGTTAAGTGTCTAGTTATGGCAAGCACAATAATATACATGCCTTTTAAATATGTAAGGCTTCGGAAATCTCTACAAGGATTAGAAatactaaatttattttatgctATGTGTATGATGACATGATTTGATAAGTGTGCAATATATGAGTTCTATAATGGTTAATTTTAGGTTTGTCTTTCTCTTTGAAGGGAAAGTATACCTAATAAAGTAGTGGGTTAACCTGTGAACCTCTACAAATAGGAAATATGGAGGGTTATCTCCTATCATAGACCCTAAGAAGAGGTGTGAAGAAATAGTAAAGTATGAGAGATAGGTCATATGTAAAAGGTAGTTCCTCTTATAGTTGTAATAGATGAAGGAAAGATGAGAGAAAGTTAGTGAATGGAAAGAGTGAGAGGATGGCAAGGCCTCTCTATAAGGTATAGGAGGAGGACATCGAGGATTCCCTCATATGTTCTTATAGAAAGGTAGAAGAGCAAAGAATGAGTTGAGGTAGATGACATGAGAGAATGATGGAATAAGAGCAAAGAATGAGAATTATAAGTGAAATATAAGCAAAAAAGTAAGTTGAGAAAAAGGTAAGAATTGAATGAATGGAAAGAAATGGAAAGTAATGAAAGGAATAGAAGTAAGGTTTAATGAGAAAGAAGTAATAAAAGAATGAAAAGAGAAAATAGAATTTTAAGATATGTTTCGAAGGAAGAGATGAGTAAGTGAGGGTGTTAGTGTCATCATCAGATAGTTATGACACTTTGTGTACCATAAAGGAAGATAGATAAGGTTGACGTATAAGGAGGGTCTAGGAAGAGTTACTATTATTAGAACCCTTCTTCACCCCATTGTGAGGGAGTTGTGACCTTAGGAACCTTATCATGGGAATATGCTTCTCTGATAGTGGAGGTATTACTCCATGATGTATTAGGAGTAAGGAATAAAAAGTCTTAGGATGGACCACTCTGCTCAAAAGGCAGTGGCAGCCTTTATCAAAAAGGGTGGAGGCACACCTATGTAATAGAGAAAGAGAGATATTAAGCTATAGTGAAAGGTTTTTACTAACTTCACTTAAACCAAAAGTGTAGTAAAAGTTATGAGAGTGCACAGTGAAAGCATAATGTTGCTTCAGTGTCATCAAAAGAGGTAGGGTGATGAGTATTAGAATAGATAATAGAAGAAAGACATGTAATGTGTACGATAAGAAGAAGTAAGAAAGGAAGTTGCTAGAAAGGAAATAGAAAGAGTGAGATAAGGAATAAGTTGAAAGGCATGAAGAAGCATGTGATTAATGAGTCTAGATGTAAAGAATATGTATAAGGTGTTTTGTGTTGTGGAATCTCCAATGCTAGGAATAACCATTAAATGGAAGGATGAAGAAATGTTATAGCTTAGCATATAGAAGGAGATTCTACAGCACTATTAATTTGAGGTGTTTCTACGTGAAAATCATATTGTCTTGTGATGTTATGTGTTGGGTTCTAAAGAGTAAATGTTTTTTCTTAGTACACCCCCAATTGTTGAACATTTGGGGACGATTATTCTTAAGGGAGAAAATTGTAACACCCACCATTTTTTGATATCGGAATTCCTATCATCGATGGAAAATTCTTGTGAAATCAAGGTTTTCATGGACAAGGAAGTGGTGATAGTGAACcatgtatgtatatatgtataatatGGTGTGATAAAGatgtatttaaaataaaaaaaatgctttAATTGTTTTGATCAAGAAAGGTTTTAAGTTTTGTTATTTTTGGGCAGAAAGAACTTCGGTAGCCGAAGGTTGGACTTTTAGTAGCCGAAGTCCTTTTTACTATTCAAATATTCTTTTGGACAGAATGGACTCCCCAGCTTTCGACAGCTGAAATCCCCTCAATAGCAGAGGCATAAATAGCCCAgttcaaatttcaaataaaagtgatttttttttctcGCTCTATCTCAACCACTATTACATAAAAGAGTGGTTCTGAGTTTGCTTGGAGGTTTTGATGTTTGGGTATTTGGTTTTCCTTGGAAAACTTAAGATTCAAAAGTATTTGGAAGTTTCTCTCCATTATCCCCAAATTCCCTTTTCAAGTAAAAAAGGTGATCCTCATCTcttttaaatttctattaaatGATTCTTAATGATGTTTTCATGAGTAATTTTAATGGCATGGTTTTGCATGTGGGAAAAGAGTGGTTTAAGTATGTTTAAAAAGGGTTAGATGTTTAGTTTTAGATGCATCTATGTTTAGGGGAGTTTTAGAGCTTAATAAGGTTAAGAGTGATGTTTTGCAAGTGTTTTGATGCAATTTCATGTGTTGCCTTTAGTTCTTATCAAGCTTTTAGTAAATAGCCTTAAATGGCTATTTCCCTTGTTTGAATTTAAGAATTCTTTATTAATGTGATGTTTGAAATTTGATATAACCTTGAATTCAGGTTCATGTTGGTTGCATGTGTAACTTGAGTTTGAATTCAAGCTGTTTTAGACCTTAATTATATGTTGGGATGTTTGGATCAGGTTTTGGGAGCTTCGACTAAGTTTTGGTGTTGTCGAAAATGAAGTTCAGCAAGTTTTTTACTTGGGAGTTCTAGAAAGTCCCAGGTTTGGCTGCTGAAAACCATTAGTTCGACAGCAGAAGATGCAGTTTCTCtacaaaatctggaaaatttttaGGTTCAGCAATCGAAGTCTAAGACTTTTGCAACCACAATCACTTCTGgacaaaaaaggaaaaaaaggctCAAGACTTCAGCAGCTACAGTAGCTGCTGCTTGAAAAAGGTAGTCGATCTTCAAGACTTCGGCAGTCGAAGTTAGTTCTGCCATCCTTATTTCTTCTTTTGTTTTAAAGCTCTAAAACGTGATTTTTATTATTGAAAAGGTCCTAGATGATCTGCATTAAAGATCCTTTATATGTTTTATGGAGTCTAGGATATATAATTGGTGTGTTTGTTGTTTCACCATGTAAAGTAAAGTAATGTTCTATTAGCCATGCTAATTTAAGAAATTTAATGAAAGTCTACTGGGGTAATCAATGAACCTCTTGGATATTCCTACACCAAGGGTAGACCTAATGTGCACAAAGAAATAAAATTGGTGTGATTAGTAGGATTCAGTTAAAGTTGAAGTGCTTTGACTAAGAAAATGAGGTTTCTTGAGGGGAACATTTCCAAAGTTTATGTATGAAAATGATGAATAACCATAATAAAGataagaaattaaaagtttataGCTTGCTTTTCCTAGGGAACCAATTCAAAGATAGTTATGTGTTTATAACAGTCATGTAATGGTTACAGAAAGAGCTTAATTTTGTACAAATAAAGtctaatacaataataatgataataaaagaCAAAAACAGAAAAAGAAATTTTCGCATAAGGCACTTAAAGTTTTAACTCTTTCTGATGAGTTTGAGCCCTAGGGAGAAAAAAACCTCCCTTAGACTTCATGAAAAGTTCCATAGTAGTTATGCGAGCCTTTAGAAAGTCAAAGTCTATAGTTTTAGGCTTGTTACGGGTTTTGGCAACCATATGCTGACCCGTTTCCTAGCACTAGTTATGACCCCTTGATCGGGTCATGACAGTAACAATTAACTTAGGTTTGGCTATAATAAATAAGTTTTAGCGACAATTGTAATTACacttaaagttttaaatttttgtccAATTAGCCTATTAAATTTGTattgtttaaataattttttttgttaaaacTCATATTACTTATCTTAATAAATGAATATTGATTATTACTTAATAAAAGtgcaatttataaatttttaattataataataataatataatcatttaaaatttggcTCCCTCCATATTTAAAGAATATTTGTCTTGGCTTATAAGTAGGGGTGAGCATTTAgttcaaaccgaatcgaaccgaattgaataaaattatgaaaattaaattacatattttgaaaatcgaaccgaattgaaatagataaaaaaaaacccAATCTAACCGAATCACTctatttcggtttggttcggttcaaactgatcggttttgatttttgattatttttcattttagacatgattttcaagttatttggtctaattttgattttagtttgaatctaataaccattaatcaatgaaattaaacaatttatatatataattaaatataattcataaattccccataaaaataaatcaattcaaaaattgattcggtttaatttgattcgatttgaatatataaaattactattccgTTTGATttggtttaaccgatttttttctcttcaaaatcaaatcgaactgaaataactgaaatttttataatataaaaccgaaccaaaccatttaaattttaaaaccgaatcgattgaaccaaattgatttagttcggttcgattttttaatTTGAACCGAAATCTGCTTACCTCTACTTATAAGCTAGTTTGACTAGGTTATAAACTATAAAAGTAAGTTTACCTATCTTTTTATAAAGGCTTATAAGGTcaacttataagttaaaaaataataataataacaagttAGGGAAGATTAACTTTTCATTATGGTACTTATATGCTAGTTTAATtaagtattttattatattattcttttttaatttttaaaatttcactgtatatcttatttaatatcttttttaataattttaacaataaataAGCTACTTTTTCGCTAAACATGTTAACTACATATTAACTACttataaacactttaattaaatatacaattgttaaaaattttaaatacttataaacTGGTATTAGCTTAGTACTTATAaactaatttttataaattaagccaAACACTCTGTTAATCTTGCATATGCTCTACATGCGTCCCATGTACAAGAAAATTATtacaataattatattaattttgattATTCATACGATGAATCCTATATAGAATCTCAACATAATTATCATAATTAGGCACGAAAATATATAATCTCAACATAATTATCATGATCAGCCATAAGAATATATTTAATCTAATCTGACTTAATCTAATGTTGTAAGGCATATCAATGCAAACACTATTCTAGTTCACACTCTCCAAATCCCCCACTAAAAAAACAATAAGAatgtattaaatttattttatatatgcaCTAAATAATTATTCCAGTCTACGTCTTCCTTATTATTAACAACTTAAAATCATGCATATAAAGATCAGTCAAACCCAAATATTCGAAAATGACTCTCTTCTCACCTCTCTTTTAACTCTATTTTTCTTCACTCTTTTAATCTTAAGTACCGCATGCAATTATCAAAACAAATGagaaattagctttgattaatgGATTGTTCTAATGATTTTGCATCACATTCTTTTGCTTCTTGTTGGAATAATACATCAGAAATGACCAAGCAATCAATTGGGTTGGCGCAAAGAGAAAATCTCTCTAAAGAACAACTCAATAAAATGGTGGCGGTGGTGGAGATGCATATGGGGCGCCAATAATTGGTGGAAATGGACCATTATATACTGGAGCTGGCGGCGGTGGTGGTTTATGAATTagtggaggtgatggaggtggtggtggtggcagcgATGGTGGTGGTGATAGCAATGGTGGAGGCGAATGAACTGGTGGAGGTGGAAGAAGAGGGGAAGgggatggtggtggtggtggaggtggAGATGGAAGAGGAGGGGGAGGGGAATAAATTAGTGGTGGAGGAGAGGAACGTGGCGGTGGGGGAGGGGAATGAACTGGTGGAGGTGGAGGCGAATAAATAGGTGGTGGAGGAGAGGAAAGTAGCGGTGGGGGAGGGGAATGAACTGGTGGAGGTGGAGGCGAATATATAGGCGGTGGCGGAGAGGAAGGTGGCAATGGGGGAGGGGAATGAACAGCTGGTGGAGGTGGAGGGGGATATATAGGTGGTGGAGGAGAGGAAGGTGGTGGTAGGGGAGGTGAATAAACAGGCGGGGGAAGTGGTGGTGACACAGGTGGAGAAGGCTGAAACTTGTGACAATTGAAAGCTTTACAATCAACTAGTGGTCTAGACAAGAACATTTTACATTGCAAACGAGATCTCTGCATTGGCGTATCTCTTAAACAATTCCTGCTATCATCAAAATCCTCCAATGTCAAGCACACGAGTGGCTCACCACTGATGAAGTTATAAGCAAAGCTGAAATTTCGCAAATTGGGAAGCATGCACAAGCTCTTGGGAATAGTTCCCAAGAACATATTATGAGACACATCAAGCTGCTCCAACCTCTTCATTCCTCTTAATGCATCAGGCAACACACCCACCAGCTTGTTATAACTTGCGTCAAAAACCTCCAATTTCTTAAGCAATCCTATCTCCTTAGGCAGACATGAATGTAGCCCATTGTTCGCTAAGATCACTTCATTCAAAGTTTTCGACATGTTTCCAAGACTTGCAGGAAGGCATCCATGGAACTTGTTGTTTGCAAGAACAATAACAGATACTGGTGAGTTACCAAAATTGTCAGGCAACTCGAAAGCAAACCTATTATTGTTTATAAATATTGCATCCAGATTCTTATCAAATAGCTCCCTTGGAACGTTACCTTCGAACTCATTGAATCGAAGGTCAAGGTACTTGAGCTCTGGCAAATCAAGAACTACAGAAGGAAACCTTCCTGCAAAACGATTGTTGCTTAGATCTAGCTCGTAAAGGAGTTTCAATTTCTTCAAACTTTTTGGGATTCTTCCACAGAATCTGTTGGAATTGATATGGAAAAATGCCAGGTCTGTAAGGAGTCCTAGCTCTTcaaccaattgaccagcaatgtCGCCTTGATTTAGATCGATCCCAGCAACTGTTTGAATAGATGAATCGTCAGGAGCAGACCAGCAAAAGATGCTGGTGTAGTTACAAACGTCGGATCCCGCCCAATTGGAAGTTACGTTCATtggatcagagatgatggtttgctTCCATGCTTGGAGGGCAATGTAAGCATTTTGGAGTCTTGGGTTTTCAAAGGTAAGGGAAGGCAAGGTTACTTGATCCCGTACTTTAAATTTCTCTTTGGAACTCAAAAGCTTTCTTTGATTGTGTCTAATATATGCTGGTCTTGATGACTCTGTAAGATCTGCATTGGTAGAAAGAAAGAGGCAAATGAGAGTAAAGAAGTAAGTAAAGAATGGAAGAATCTGAATCTTTCTCTTCATCAGATGGTAGTTAACTTCAAtggctttttcttctttctttgttttttttaatGGAATATGGGATTTTGTTCAAGTCTAGAGAAGGTGGTCTTGTTCAAGAAATTGAAGTagtgttattattattatgaaaatttCAGAAGAGAAGGCAAGTAGGAATACTTGTTTGCTAGTTTTGATGTGAGACCAAACTTTGTTCTGTGGCTGTGAGTAAAATTCTAAACAAAAGTAGTGAAAGTGATTGTGATTTTCTAAAATTAGAGTAAATATGACCAATAATCTATCTCTGATGTGAGAAATCAAATACGTTTTAAAGGACATCTATAGATCCAACTTCTTTGACGACTTCTCATCAAAATAGTAATTCTTACGCTAAAAATAGGATGATAGATTACCTTACTAATTTATTGTtcctaatttttttattgtttaatgTCAATCAatacaaaaattaatttttttttcaaattaaatgaaatttgattttgaattcAATTTaactttatctttttttttaagagaaaaagcaattaaaaaatgtgaaataccaataacaaataatttatttggtttgtttatatatttttaaaagtacAGGAGTTAAAAGTAtagaatttgaatttttttttaatttatgtatttttaatatttattatcttTGTAATGAGGGATAATTATAGTAGGGTATATGGTTCCGTTTCAGTTCGGGATCTACCTAAGAACTAGAACCAAATCGAAATTTTAGTTAGGTTTTGATTTGGTTTTTAATTGTTTCGATTCTGGTTCGGTACGGTTCTCGGTTCTTTAATTCCAGTACAATTTCGATTCGATTCTTAGttcttgaaataattttatgtaattatttcttaaaaaaatcGTATTtaaattagcatttaagttttaaattaagttattaatatataatatatcatatcaTATGTCTTTTaactatttctaaattatataatcctTAACTATAAATTGCATaaataatttaagattaaatatattatttaatataataacataagtatatcatataaagtatattttaattatttgttaattatttaatatttaactataagatataaatataagtTTAGTATAATAGTACATTTACAATTAATAATTATAAGGTAATTTAGTGTatacaattaataattataaggtaatttagtgtatttataactaaaattattaagaaaatattaaaaaatgaaatataatattatgttgtatttagtttatatatatatatatatatatatatatatatatatatatatatatatgtaaaaaaaatagaaaaacatAAGTATAATTTCAGTTGGTTCGGTTTTGGTACGATTCAATTTGGTTCTTAATGAGAAGCCAGAACCGATCCaaaacatcaaaataatttcagttCAATACTGTTCTTATTAGTTTGGTATGGTTCTTTAGTTCGGTTCAGGACCCCCGAGAACCGTGCACAACCTTAATTTATAGGGGGGCAATGGGTCAAGTATTTGCGGGTGCCTAGTCCAATCAAACTTTAATATTTCAAGTTTAGGTACATAATCAAGTTTGGGATTGattcatatttaataaataatatccgTGATGGATTCAGGTCAGGTTTAGATTTTACATGTTGGGAGTTGGGTGTCTATTATTCACCTGTTtaagtaaatattaattaaaaatgaaatatatattttttattataatatttgtaaatttttatatactatattttaaataaataaactttaaatattttatagaattattaaaattttaaaatataaattagtactaaaaatattttttatataaattattaattaaaatatataaaattaaataggttCAAATATTTTTCAAGTAACAATAATTGGGTTTGGGACAGGTTCAGATAATCGAGAGTTTGACAAAAGTTTGGGTATAGAGAATTTTAATCGGAGTCAGATAAGGTGATTTTCATGAGTATCCTATCCATTGTCATCCTTAATTATATAAGATAAATGAATATCTCACTTTACATAATTTAATACTCTCTCTTTtgtttttaattataattcaGTAGTTCGTTTAATTTAGGTAAATTATACTAACTATGTTTGAACTTAAGAGTTGTTCATTTTCTCCTCTAAACTTCAATTTGTTACAATAGAATATCTAAACTTTCATTAT belongs to Hevea brasiliensis isolate MT/VB/25A 57/8 chromosome 4, ASM3005281v1, whole genome shotgun sequence and includes:
- the LOC110648700 gene encoding leucine-rich repeat extensin-like protein 3, with the protein product MKRKIQILPFFTYFFTLICLFLSTNADLTESSRPAYIRHNQRKLLSSKEKFKVRDQVTLPSLTFENPRLQNAYIALQAWKQTIISDPMNVTSNWAGSDVCNYTSIFCWSAPDDSSIQTVAGIDLNQGDIAGQLVEELGLLTDLAFFHINSNRFCGRIPKSLKKLKLLYELDLSNNRFAGRFPSVVLDLPELKYLDLRFNEFEGNVPRELFDKNLDAIFINNNRFAFELPDNFGNSPVSVIVLANNKFHGCLPASLGNMSKTLNEVILANNGLHSCLPKEIGLLKKLEVFDASYNKLVGVLPDALRGMKRLEQLDVSHNMFLGTIPKSLCMLPNLRNFSFAYNFISGEPLVCLTLEDFDDSRNCLRDTPMQRSRLQCKMFLSRPLVDCKAFNCHKFQPSPPVSPPLPPPVYSPPLPPPSSPPPPIYPPPPPPAVHSPPPLPPSSPPPPIYSPPPPPVHSPPPPLLSSPPPPIYSPPPPPVHSPPPPPRSSPPPLIYSPPPPLPSPPPPPPPSPSPLLPPPPVHSPPPLLSPPPSLPPPPPPSPPLIHKPPPPPAPVYNGPFPPIIGAPYASPPPPPFY